Proteins from a single region of Sporosarcina sp. P33:
- a CDS encoding FxLYD domain-containing protein → MKRLLFAAVCSSLILTGCGETKETMSTNDVNAGENGNAEKKGLDREEKIASEFYSKFINGSKEQQEEFLTEHVHSEGKEYFSSMVGESQSTVESKNVQVIESVPTTYDDGSKGKLVLLNVENGAGDLREVILAFQRENKDFQLVYSTTSENEDEYAEIFNNLRAEFKAPIAKKLKQRKEKEASQKANVEISDQVFYSWKDSIGTVWTNYSAEIKNTGDAIADLGSIQINFVDDSGAIVGTSDMVTPVPNTLSPGETAYIGDTAMLNAVDKADVVADVTVNIDFSKTTDAAMLLETENVNFRETNNDYGNPYVVTGTVQNPTEELVDDVRLAAGLYDSEGKLIGVLKETLTVSLNPESTAGFEMTYPEISKEIKGKVTEVKVKAYNWTW, encoded by the coding sequence ATGAAGAGATTATTGTTTGCTGCGGTTTGCTCATCTTTAATTCTAACTGGTTGCGGAGAAACGAAAGAAACGATGTCAACGAACGATGTAAATGCCGGGGAGAATGGCAACGCAGAAAAGAAAGGGTTGGATAGGGAGGAAAAAATCGCCTCTGAGTTTTACAGCAAATTTATTAATGGGAGCAAAGAACAACAAGAAGAATTTCTGACTGAACACGTACATAGTGAAGGTAAAGAGTATTTTTCCAGCATGGTTGGAGAATCTCAAAGTACAGTTGAGAGTAAAAATGTACAAGTTATAGAAAGTGTGCCAACTACGTATGATGATGGTTCAAAAGGAAAGCTCGTATTGTTGAATGTAGAGAATGGAGCAGGAGACTTGCGTGAGGTAATCTTAGCATTTCAAAGAGAGAATAAGGATTTTCAGTTAGTGTACAGTACTACTTCTGAAAATGAAGATGAATACGCGGAAATCTTCAATAACTTACGGGCTGAATTTAAAGCACCGATTGCAAAAAAATTAAAGCAAAGAAAAGAAAAGGAAGCATCACAGAAAGCAAATGTAGAAATATCAGATCAAGTATTCTATTCGTGGAAAGACAGTATTGGAACAGTATGGACTAATTACAGTGCAGAGATTAAAAATACTGGTGATGCAATTGCTGATCTAGGTTCCATTCAAATTAACTTTGTTGACGATAGCGGTGCAATCGTAGGAACGTCAGACATGGTCACGCCTGTTCCTAATACACTATCTCCGGGCGAAACAGCATATATCGGCGATACCGCTATGCTAAATGCGGTAGACAAAGCGGATGTGGTGGCAGACGTTACTGTAAACATCGATTTTAGTAAGACGACGGATGCTGCCATGTTACTCGAAACGGAAAATGTGAATTTCAGGGAAACAAATAATGATTACGGAAATCCTTATGTAGTGACAGGGACTGTGCAAAATCCCACTGAAGAATTGGTGGATGATGTGCGTTTAGCAGCTGGTCTTTATGATAGTGAAGGGAAATTGATTGGTGTATTGAAGGAAACATTGACAGTTAGTCTGAATCCAGAAAGTACTGCCGGTTTTGAAATGACCTATCCTGAAATTTCAAAAGAAATCAAAGGGAAGGTCACTGAAGTGAAAGTAAAGGCATATAATTGGACCTGGTGA